Proteins encoded within one genomic window of Fusarium musae strain F31 chromosome 4, whole genome shotgun sequence:
- a CDS encoding hypothetical protein (EggNog:ENOG41), with translation MGFTTGFTGGVTLTLSLAYLSVLAHQRTREQQGSALRAQALAIQGLIDPLPPLPPPTRSEVAAAQRAQTVEIAKDRWNTEVENAVRWVQHTDWVQVREGLEDTASRLWARAFGVSPSEAVGEAGRKVAEAERQAKPIVKQGAAKLGDASGKVAAAAKSAFQKAKAESKDFASVVLDHSKDKENVDIAQEDGTLSALTPVERALQQRFGKPEDKVNKTVEEALNDRYKPMDARDNTQLRGV, from the exons ATGGGCTTCACCACCGGTTTT ACCGGCGGCGTCACTCTCACCCTCTCCCTCGCCTACCTCTCTGTGCTTGCTCACCAGCGCACCCGTGAGCAACAAGGCTCTGCCCTTCGCGCACAAGCTCTCGCCATCCAAGGGTTGATCGATCCTCTTCCCCCCCTGCCTCCGCCCACACGGTCTGAAGTCGCCGCTGCTCAGAGGGCTCAAACCGTTGAGATTGCCAAGGATCGATGGAACACCGAAGTTGAAAACGCCGTGCGATGGGTGCAGCACACTGACTGGGTTCAAGTGCGCGAAGGCCTCGAAGATACTGCCTCACGGCTATGGGCCCGAGCCTTTGGTGTTAGCCCCTCGGAAGCTGTTGGCGAGGCCGGAAGAAAGGTTGCGGAGGCTGAGCGGCAGGCCAAGCCCATCGTAAAACAGGGGGCTGCTAAGCTTGGTGATGCTAGCGGAAAGGTAGCGGCAGCGGCCAAAAGCGCTTtccagaaggccaaggccgagAGCAAGGATTTCGCCAGTGTTGTTCTGGATCACAGCAAGGATAAGGAGAATGTCGATATTGCTCAGGAGGACGGTACTCTTTCAGCATTGACTCCCGTGGAGAGGGCGCTTCAGCAACGATTCGGCAAACCCGAGGACAAAGTGAACAAGACAGTTGAAGAGGCGCTGAATGACAGATACAAGCCCATGGACGCGAGGGATAACACTCAATTGAGAGGAGTCTAA
- a CDS encoding hypothetical protein (EggNog:ENOG41~BUSCO:EOG09264MZ1), with translation MAGGTVKYRHLSRNSAARVALLRGLVTQLVQNEHIHTTYAKAKEAQRMAEKLITLAKRDNEPARRSAQGILYTPTTTLPKLLGELRNRYLTREGGYTRVVRTESKNTYDQGESAILEFVDGPKDSRFMMTAKTVARDRMLGQEHTPVTRTNIKKVTQFRGEVPFEEMVRRFMILKTGEKTGPSRDESSLAEVEAEKAADKNAERAKEMAAGIVPESVRKAAQRKNSP, from the exons ATGGCTGGTGGTACTGTCAAGTACCGACATCTGAGTCGCAATTCAGCAGCCCGTGTGGCCCTGCTGCGCGGTCTGGTTACTCAGCTCGTCCAAAACGAACATATCCACACAACTTACGCCAAGGCAAAGGAAGCCCAGCGCATGGCAGAGAAGCTCATCACACTGGCGAAGAGGGACAACGAGCCTGCACGGAGATCAGCACAGGGTATCctatat ACACCCACCACAACCCTACCTAAACTGCTGGGCGAGCTGCGAAATCGATACTTGACCCGAGAGGGAGGCTATACTCGCGTCGTGCGCACCGAGTCAAAGAACACATATGATCAGGGCGAGAGCGCCATCCTTGAATTCGTCGACGGCCCAAAGGACTCACGGTTCATGATGACTGCCAAGACAGTTGCCCGCGACCGAATGCTGGGGCAAGAGCATACTCCTGTCACCAGAACCAACATCAAGAAAGTCACACAGTTCCGCGGCGAGGTGCCGTTTGAGGAGATGGTGCGGAGGTTTATGATCTTGAAGACTGGTGAGAAGACTGGACCATCACGGGATGAGAGTAGTTTGGCCGAAgttgaggccgagaaggCGGCAGACAAGAATGCTGAGCGGGCAAAGGAAATGGCCGCTGGCATCGTACCGGAGTCAGTGAGAAAGGCGGCGCAACGGAAGAACTCGCCATAG